The Marinifilum sp. JC120 genome window below encodes:
- a CDS encoding indolepyruvate ferredoxin oxidoreductase: MDTRLRIFMTGVGGQGTLTATNLLAQAVLDCGIDVTAGEIHGMAQRGGVVESALLIGLASPKIGHGEADVILGFEPLETLRALPYLKPGGTVLSSTEYVPPLSVCTGKAENTPFEVIKERVDGCAGKAYYLPCQSLGLEAGAVQSGNIALLGALCATGCIPLKPEQLAETIKSAMKPKIADINLKALELGVKAVS, encoded by the coding sequence GCGGACAGGGAACCCTGACAGCCACCAACCTCCTTGCACAGGCGGTTCTTGACTGCGGTATCGATGTCACTGCCGGAGAAATTCACGGAATGGCCCAGCGCGGCGGTGTTGTTGAATCCGCACTGCTCATCGGGCTGGCCTCCCCCAAAATAGGACATGGTGAAGCAGACGTCATCCTCGGCTTCGAGCCGCTGGAAACCCTACGCGCCCTGCCCTACTTGAAACCCGGCGGAACAGTGCTTTCCAGCACCGAATATGTTCCTCCGCTTTCCGTATGCACCGGAAAAGCAGAAAACACCCCCTTTGAAGTTATCAAAGAAAGGGTTGATGGATGCGCCGGAAAAGCATACTACCTGCCCTGCCAGAGTTTAGGCCTTGAAGCCGGAGCTGTGCAGAGCGGTAACATTGCTCTGCTCGGAGCACTCTGCGCCACAGGATGCATTCCGCTTAAACCGGAACAACTGGCTGAAACAATAAAATCAGCCATGAAACCGAAAATTGCGGATATAAACCTGAAGGCTCTGGAACTCGGAGTGAAGGCAGTTTCTTAA
- a CDS encoding GAF domain-containing protein, with the protein MIRNGLTERVDNIYLSTLSEILDSVAPHHDLEPSLNAILEVLSKDLHFPRAFLAIMDPESEKLKLSITHSPAKDYTATYAPGKGVVGKVYETGESVIIPRMSEDNQLLNKAFNRSEEEQRKLSFICVPVKSTDSDGNQEVLGALSVDSPILPMNDLLEHKQFLEVVAALISNQVSRLQEEMSLQAQMLSQGMMPGAVDVPPPADFVATSKSMKQVLRQSRQVGPSRATALLRGESGTGKELLAEAIHSCSPRRDKPLVKLNCAALPAELVESELFGHQKGAFTGAYQNKRGLFEIANNGTLFLDEIGELSLDAQAKVLRAIQEKEIQRVGSEQPIAVDVRLICATHQPLEKLLREGKFREDLFYRINVFPIFIPPLRERREDILPLAEKFLDLFSGEYSKEIKRISSPAIDLFTQYHWPGNVRELKNCIERAVLICEEEVIRTYHLPPTLQTAESTATDTSLSFGEAVAKFEQELLVDSLKKARGNMLQAARDLRVSYRIVNYKVKKYNIDVKKYAGAKKKK; encoded by the coding sequence ATGATTAGAAACGGACTGACGGAACGAGTGGACAATATCTATCTTTCAACTTTGAGTGAAATTCTTGATTCTGTAGCTCCCCATCACGATTTGGAACCCAGCCTCAATGCTATTCTTGAAGTTCTGTCCAAAGATCTCCATTTCCCGCGTGCATTCCTGGCCATTATGGACCCGGAATCGGAAAAACTGAAGCTATCAATTACCCATAGCCCCGCAAAAGACTACACCGCCACATACGCACCGGGCAAAGGTGTTGTGGGGAAAGTTTACGAAACGGGTGAATCAGTAATCATCCCTAGAATGTCGGAAGACAACCAGTTGCTGAACAAAGCATTCAACAGGTCGGAAGAAGAACAGAGAAAACTTTCTTTCATCTGCGTCCCTGTTAAAAGCACTGATTCAGATGGCAATCAGGAAGTTCTCGGCGCTCTGAGTGTCGATTCTCCCATTCTGCCCATGAATGATCTGCTCGAACACAAGCAATTTCTCGAAGTAGTTGCTGCGCTGATTTCCAATCAGGTATCCCGCTTACAGGAAGAAATGTCCCTGCAAGCACAGATGCTTTCTCAGGGCATGATGCCCGGAGCTGTGGACGTTCCTCCACCGGCCGACTTTGTGGCTACTTCCAAAAGCATGAAACAAGTGCTCAGACAGTCCCGGCAGGTCGGCCCCAGCCGCGCCACAGCCCTGCTGCGTGGTGAATCCGGTACCGGTAAAGAACTTCTTGCCGAAGCCATTCATTCATGCAGCCCCAGAAGAGATAAGCCGCTGGTCAAGCTCAACTGCGCAGCCCTTCCTGCTGAACTGGTGGAAAGTGAACTTTTCGGACACCAGAAAGGTGCCTTTACCGGCGCCTATCAAAATAAACGCGGTCTCTTTGAAATCGCCAACAACGGAACCCTCTTCCTTGATGAAATCGGGGAACTCTCCCTTGACGCACAGGCCAAAGTACTGCGCGCCATTCAGGAAAAGGAAATTCAGCGCGTAGGCTCAGAACAGCCCATCGCAGTTGATGTCCGCCTTATCTGCGCTACCCACCAGCCTCTGGAAAAACTGCTGCGCGAAGGCAAATTCAGGGAAGACCTTTTTTATCGCATCAACGTCTTCCCCATCTTCATTCCGCCTCTGCGTGAGCGTCGCGAAGACATCCTACCGCTGGCAGAAAAATTCCTCGATCTGTTTTCCGGGGAATACAGCAAGGAAATCAAACGAATCTCCAGCCCCGCAATCGACCTCTTTACCCAGTACCACTGGCCGGGAAACGTGCGTGAGCTGAAGAACTGCATCGAGCGCGCCGTGCTCATCTGCGAAGAAGAGGTAATCAGGACTTACCACCTGCCCCCAACCTTGCAGACCGCAGAATCCACAGCCACTGACACCTCCCTTTCCTTTGGTGAGGCTGTGGCTAAGTTCGAACAGGAACTGCTGGTGGACTCCTTGAAAAAGGCACGCGGGAACATGTTACAGGCAGCAAGAGACCTGCGGGTAAGCTACCGTATCGTCAACTACAAGGTCAAAAAGTACAATATTGACGTTAAGAAATACGCAGGCGCAAAAAAGAAAAAATAG
- a CDS encoding pyruvate ferredoxin oxidoreductase encodes MKNQPLDRFEIRLSGLGGQGILTLGKVMGSGLALGHGYFVTQTQSYGPEARGGASRSDLVISSEVISYPKAESVDLLIALSQEACNMYYRNLKPGGLLMIETDLVKQPPVNQFIGLPFTKLAKDKLGLPQAMNTIVLGAATYLLPFAQQRTMRKNLEAVLPEKIREINVKAFNMGFREAKKNFGDPEELWKSNSVIVSDEEYDYDSI; translated from the coding sequence ATGAAAAATCAACCTCTGGACAGATTTGAAATTCGCCTTTCCGGTCTTGGCGGACAGGGTATTCTGACCCTTGGTAAGGTCATGGGATCTGGTCTGGCTCTCGGGCACGGCTATTTCGTGACCCAGACCCAGAGTTATGGCCCGGAAGCTCGTGGCGGTGCCAGTCGTTCCGATTTGGTGATCAGCTCCGAGGTAATCAGTTACCCCAAGGCTGAATCAGTCGATCTGCTCATCGCCCTGAGTCAGGAAGCGTGTAATATGTATTACCGCAACCTGAAGCCCGGTGGTTTGCTCATGATCGAGACTGATCTGGTCAAGCAGCCTCCGGTGAACCAGTTTATCGGTCTGCCTTTCACTAAGCTTGCCAAGGATAAGCTGGGATTGCCTCAGGCCATGAATACTATTGTTCTCGGCGCGGCAACCTACCTGCTTCCTTTTGCGCAGCAGCGGACCATGCGTAAGAATCTTGAGGCTGTACTTCCTGAGAAAATCAGGGAGATTAACGTCAAGGCATTCAACATGGGATTCCGTGAAGCCAAGAAGAATTTTGGCGATCCCGAAGAGCTTTGGAAGTCCAATTCAGTTATCGTCTCCGATGAGGAGTATGATTACGATTCCATTTAA